The stretch of DNA TCTGGTCGACACACCCGGCATCCACCGCCCGCGCACCTTGCTCGGTGAGCGTCTCAACTCGCTCGTCACCGCTACGCTCGGCGACGTCGACGTGATCGGCCTGTGCATTCCCGCGAACGAGCCAATCGGCCCGGGGGACAAGTTCATCAACGAACAGCTTGATGCCTTCCCGCGCGCCAAGAAGGTGGCGATCGTCACCAAGATCGATGCGTCATCGAAGACGAGTGTTGCGAACCAGCTTCTGGCCGTGTCACAGCTGCGCGATTGGGAAGCGATCGTGCCGATCTCGGCGACCAGCCACATTCAGCTCGACACGTTGACGACCGAGCTGTTGCGTCTGCTGCCGACCAGCGAGGCGCCGCTGTACCCCGCCGACGCGGTCACCGACGAGAGCCTCGAATCGCGCATCGCCGAGTACATCCGTGAGGCCGCGCTTGAAGGGGTCACCGACGAGTTGCCCCACTCGATCGCCGTGACAATCGACGACATCATCGAGCGCGACGATCAGGAACTGGTCGAGATCTACGCCAACCTTTTCGTCGAGCGTGACAGCCAGAAGGGCATCATCATCGGTCACGCCGGTAGTCGGCTGAAGGATGTCGGTGCGCGTGCCCGCAAGCAGATCGAGCCGCTCGTCGGCAAGCGAGTTTTCCTCTCGCTGCGCGTCAAGGTCGCGAAGGAATGGCAGCGCGACCCGAAGCAGCTGGGTCGCCTGGGCTTCTAAGCGCGGAGAAACACGAGCGGGCGGCCGCAGAAGCAGCCGCCCACCGTTGGATCGATTTAGGCGTTCAGCGTTCCGCCATCGACGGGAAGAACCACCCCGGTGACAAAGCTCGACTGATCGGAAAGCAGCCACGAGACGGCGCTGGCGATCTCGGATGCCTGGCCGAGGCGTTTCATCGGTACCTGCGCGGTGTAGATGGCCTTGTCGGCCTCGGGCAGTCCGGCCAGGGCCGCGGTGTCGATAGCGCCGGGTGCGACGGCGTTGACCCGGATGTTGTCGGTGGCGTACTCCAGTGCGGTGCCGCGGGTCAGCGCGACGACGCCGTGCTTGGCTGCGCTATACGGGCTGAGGTTCGGGGTGGCCTTCAATCCGGCGATGGACGCCGTATTGACGATGTTGCCGCCACCGTTGGCGAGGAAATGCGCCGCTTCCGCTTTCATGCACAGGTAGGTGCCTCGCAGGGTCACCGCGATGGTGCGGTCCCACTCGGCGTCGGTGACCTGGTCGATGCGGTGTGGCATGGCGCCGATTCCGGCGTTGTTGGCGGCCAAGTGCAGGCCGCCGAAGGTCGCGACGGCGAAGTCGATCAAAGCGTTCACCTCGGCCTCATCGGCGACATTGGCGTGTTTGAACGCGGCCTGTCCGCCCGCCGCCACAATCTGGTCGACGATGCTCTGGCCGGCCGTGTCGTTCACATCGGACACGACAACGCTGGCTCCGTCGGCGGCCAGGCGCAGGGCGATTGCGGCCCCGATGCCTGCGCCACCGGCGGTGACCAGGGCGACCTTGTTTTCGAGTACTGCTGACATGGTGGTTCTCCTTCGACGAGTGTGTCAAAAATATACTGTCTTTACGACAGCATATGCCTGTTGGGTGGGAGCGCGGTCGGTGTACATCCAGCGGATGATTTCGGCCGCCGTGCGAGCGAGATCGGGGCTGGGGCTCGGTTCGATCGGAGTAAGCACCATACTCTTGAACGATGAGCGAAACGATGGCCGCAGAGGAACCCTTTGTGCAGCGTTTTCGCTGGGCGTTTGAGCCCATCGCCGCAGTCGCCTTCCTGTTTCTCTGGTCATTCGTTGCGCTCTGGACGGGGGAGCGCGGTGCGTTCAGCGCGATCATTCTGCTGGCCGCGGCACTCGGAATTTCCCGCATTCTCCCCGGTGGAGCCTTGGCCGCGGGGGTCTTCTCCCTCATGCTGATCGCCGGCCAGCTCGTGCCCGGGCTCGGCAACCCGGCCTGGGCGCTGTGCCTGGTCGGACTGTTCGTCTTCTTCGGCTCAAGCGCCTACGGCTCTCGGGCTGCGCGGGGTGTCGGCCTGACCGGAGCCTTCGTCGTGTCGGCGATCGTCGGTTTCGGTCTGCTGGCCTCCGGGGGAATCTTCGGTTCTGCCGGCCTACTCGGCTCGACGGGGGTGCTCGGCACCATGATCGTGCTCGGCATTCACGCGGTCGGCCTGCAGATGATTGGGGCGCTGCTCGTCGGTGCGTGGCTGACGGGACTGCTCGTCAAGATTCACGCCGAGCGGCGAGCGCAACCCGGCGAACGTCCCCTGAGCGGTTTCGAGGGGTGGCTGATGAGGCGTGACGAGACGGCCTCTCGCGGAGAAAGCCTGCTTCCCGTCGGTCCGTCCCGCTGGGTTCGTCAATTGACCATGCGCCAGTTCGCCGCAGACGCTCTGATCGCGGTTCTCTTCGTGCTGCTCGGTTTCGTCTCCTCAAGCAATAGTTCAGTCGGTGAGACCGTCGTGGTGCTCGGGTTCGGGGCCGCCCTGAGTGTGCGGCGCCTGTCACCATCCGCCGCACTGATGATTGCGTGGGCGACCGCACTGCTGCAGATGGGCTTTGGCCTCGACACGCTCACGGCCAACGTCGTAATTCTGGCGGTGCTCTATGCAACGGCGGCCTACGGGGGACGCATCCTGAAGTGGGTGGGTCTGGCCTCGGTGGGTGTGGGCGCGCTCGTTGCCTCAGCGTATTTGGTGCTCGTCAACTCGGGGGAGTTTCCCTCAGTCGGCCTGGCCGAGTTGGCTTTCGCCGGAGTGGCACCGGGCGTGCTCGGGCGTATAGCAAGTCAAATCGCGTTGTATTTCATCGCCTGCCTGGCCGTGCTCGGCCTCTCGTGGACGCTCGGACTGCTCGTGCGTACCTGGCATAACGCCAGACAGAGCCGTCGACAGGAGGCCCGGGCCGTCGACGACCAGCGTGCCGCCGAACGCACCGTGGTGGTCGAGCAGGAGCGCAACCGTATCGCCCGTGATATGCATGACGTTGTCGCCCATTCTCTCGCTGTCGTCATTGCCCAGTCGGATGGCGCCCGGTATGCACGGGCGACCGATCCGGCCGCCGTCGACTCTGCGCTCAGCACCATCTCGCTCACCGCCCGAGAGGCGTTGGCCGACGTGCGCATCCTGCTCACCCAACTCCGCCAGGAGCAGTCGAGCGGTCCTCAGCCGGTGCTGGCAGACCTGGGCCGCCTGATCGAGCAGATGCGGGGCACGGGGCTGAGCGTGGTCTGGCGCAACTCGGGAACACCGTTCGCGCTGGGCTCCGGTGCCCAGTTGGCCGTGTACCGCATCATCCAGGAGGCGCTCACCAACGCGCTGCGCCATGGTGATCCAGACCACCGCGTCCGCCTCGAGCTCAGCTGGGAGCCGACTGAGCTGGTCGTGACCGTCGAAAATGCCGTGCGGGACACGGCAATGGACCACGGGGCTGTCGGCCACGGCGTGCCCGGCATGCGGGAACGCGCCGTGCTGGCGGGAGGCACACTCACCACCGAGAGTGTGAACCGCCGCTTTCTGGTGACCGCCACACTTCCGGCTGGGAGGCCACACGCATGATGACACCACCCACGATCCGCGTCGCCCTGGTCGATGATCAGGCGCTCTTCCGAGCGGGAATTCGGATGCTCGTCTCGTCGCAACCCGACCTTGAATTCGTCGGTGAGGCCGGTAACGGTTCCGAAGGCGTGCAGATGGCGGCCGAGAAACGGCCTGATGTGATTCTGATGGACATCCGAATGCCCGTGATGGATGGCATCCGTGCCACCGAACTGATCCTGGCCGGGGCCGATGCGCGGGGCGAAACCCCGCCGCGCATTGTCGTGCTCACCACATTCGATCTCGACGAGAGCGCGACGAAAGCCATTCGGGGCGGTGCCAGCGGATTTCTACTCAAGGATGCCGACCCCGAGTTTCTGCTCGCCTCAATTCGCACGGTACATGCCGGCAGCTCGGTGATCGCGGCGTCGGCCACCCGCGAGCTATTTGAGCACTTCGAGCGGCGCCAAGCCCTTCACGAACCGGTTCCCGCGGCGTTCCACACACTCACCGGTCGTGAACGGGAGATCTTCGAGCTTGCCGCGCGCGGTCTGAGCAACTCAGAGATCGCGGCGGGGGAATTTCTTTCCGAGGCCACGGTGAAAACACACATCAGTCGCATCCTGTCCAAGCTCACGCTGCGTGACCGCGTTCAGCTCGTGGTGTTCGCCTTTCAACATCGTTTGACCCACAAGGACGGCGCCCGTTCCGTCGACTGAGACGGGAGTCGTGAATTCGCTGAGCGTCTCCTGGGCGTCGGTCAGGCTACCCTGAATCCTCGCTCAGAACCTGTCGCCTGAGCCCTGTAGTCGGCGCGGAGGTGTGAGAGTAGCAGCGGAGGATCGATGAACAATCCACTGCTGAACGCCGACATCGTCGGCGGGCCGCTGCTCGTCGGGTTGTATGCGGGTGCCAGCGTGTTCTGTCTGGTGCTGCTGCTGCGCCGACGGCCGTTGCGCGGTGCGCTCATCACGACTCTCGTGGTGCTGGTCGCTCTGCTTCTCGGGTGGATGCTGGCCTGGCTGATCAGCGACGTCTGGAACGTCTACGGAATCTCGCTTTCTGTGGTCACGCGACTGTGGGTGAGTGTCTGCGTCGCCGGAGTTGCGTTGGCGGTCACCAATCTGTTCCGCAGTCGGTGGCGGCGAAAGATCATCGCACTCATCGCAATTCCGCTCTTCATACTCACTGCGGCATTGGGCATCAACGCGGATTTCGGGGCCTTCACGACCGTGCGCAGTGCGCTCGGGCTGCCGCTCTATCCAGCCCTTGACACCTCGACGGTTGCGCATCCCGACCTGAGTCACGGCACTGTCGGCACCGTCACGATTCCCGCCTCCACGTCGCACTTCGACGCCCGTCAGGCGCTTGTCTATCTGCCCCCGGTGGCCCGTCGGGCCGACCCTCCGATTTTGCCGGTGATGGAGCTGATGTCGGGTCAACCCGGTGGCCCGGTCGACCTCTTTTCGTCGGGTCACTTGGCCACGGTGCTCGACGAGTATGCGCAAAGCCACAACGGCTACGCGCCCATCGTCGTGGTGCCTGACCAGCTCGGCTCGCCCGAGCGCAACCCGATGTGTCTCGATTCGCCGCTCGGCAACTCGGCGAGCTACCTGACCGTGGATGTACCCCACTGGATCCGCGCCCACTTTCGGGTGTCGGCCGAGCCCGACGGGTGGGCCATTGGGGGATTCTCGCAGGGCGCGACCTGCTCGATGCAACTCGGCCCGGCGCATCCGGAACTCTACGGAACCATTCTCGCCATCTCATCTGAACTGGTTCCGCAAAACGGCACATTGCGCAACACCATCACGGCGGGCTTTGGCGGGGATGCTGCGGCCTTCGCTGCCGCTGCGCCCTCGGCGATCCTGTTGGCCCACGCGCCCTATCACGGCATGAAGGCCATTTTCGTGGTGGGCGGGAATGATGATCGTTACCTGCCGTGGTCCGAGATCCTCGCCTCCAGCGCAACCCGGGCCGGTGTGGAATCCACACTGCTTGTGTCGCCGGGGACCGCGCACGACTGGCATACCGTCACCTGGGCCTTCACGAACACGATCCCGCTCGTCGCGGCAGATCTCGGCCTGGCTGCGCGATGAAAGGAGTCCTCAGGCTGGCTGAACGCCAACCGTTCGCGCTCGGGTACGCCGCACTGATTCTGGTCACGGCATTCATCGCCGACGCCGTGCGGATGCCGGCCGGGCGAATTCACCTCCTCGTCGGAACCGGCTACGACTCTGTCGTGCACCTCGGCCGCTGGTGGTCACCGCTTGGTTCGGTGTTCTTCACCGCCGGCAGCGCCCAACTGGTGGTCGTCCTGGTTGCCGCAGTGCTCGTTCTGGGCTCCGCCGAACGTCTCATGGGGAGTGCGCGCACGGTCGTGGCCTTCGTGACAACCGCGGTTCTCGGCCCCGGCATCGGCATTCTCCTGCAGAGCGTCGGTGTGGCCGGCGGAGAGCTGTGGTCACAGCATGTGCGTGGCCTGTGGGTGATCGACCCGCTGACGCCCATTACCGGCAGCATCATGGCGGCCAGCTGCTTTGCCGGCCCACTCTGGCGACGCCGCATCCGGGTCGTCACCCTCGCCAGTGTGCTCATGCTGGTGCTCTACTCCGGCCAACCCGCCGATCTGTATCGCCTGGTCGCGGCGTTAGCAGGGTGGGGACTCGGTTTCGCTTTTCAGCCACGCCCGGTCAGATTCATGTGGCGTCGGAGCTCACATCACGAGACCCGCACCCTGCTCGCGGCCGTCGTCGGCGTTCTCGCCCTCGGACCCGTCGTGACCAGCTTCTCGGGCGGTCGCTTCGGGATTCTGGCGCCCCTCGGGCTGCTCTTCAATCCCGACTTCTCGGGCGCCGGCATCGAACGGGACCGCTGCCTCTTCGGCGACGTCACCCTGCAGTGTGTGCACGAGCTGACGCTCGAACGCCTCGGCGGTGTCGGCCCGGTGCTGGTCAGCCTGTTGCCGCTGCTCGTTCTGCTCGTCGCCGCGTACGGTCTGTCACGGGGAAGGCGGTTCGCGGCCTGGTTGGCGATTGGTGTGAACCTCGGACTGGCCGCGCTCGGAGCCTGGTACTACGGTTTGCTCCCCATCAGTGGTCAGTCGTTCGTCTGGCATCCGCATGCCACGCGCTACTGGGAGATCGCTCTCACCCTCGTCGTCTCGGTGCTCGTTCCGGCCGCCACCGCCGTCGTACTCGTGCTGAACCTGAAGCAGTTCCCCGTGCGGAGTCGCCCGGGCGGGCCGCGCCGGTTCGCCCTGACGGCCGCGGCGACGCTGCTGGTGCTCTCGACCGTCTACGTCGGACTTGGCGGCCTGCTGCGCAGCGGGTTCAGCCCGCAACCGAGTTTTCTCGACCTTCTCGCGGATGTGCCGGAACGTTTCATACCCGTCGGCTTTTTGCGTATCGAACGGGTCTCGTTTCTGCCGACGAATTGGCTCACGGGCACGCTCTACCACTGGGTCGGCCCGGTGTTCTGGATCGTCGTGATCGTGGGCGCCATCCTCTGTCTGCGCGCGGCGCCGGTCGGGGCGAATCCCGAGCACGCCCGCACGCTGCGCACTCTTCTCGAGGCGGGCGGCGGTGGATCCCTCGCCTACCTCGCGACCTGGGCGGGCAACTCGTATTGGTTCGCTCCCTCCGGAACGACCATGATCGCCTATCGGGTGGTGAACGACGTGGCCATCACGACGAGCGATCCAATCGGGCCCGACACGGATGTTCCGGAGGCCATAGCCGAGTTCGCCACGATGTGCGACGACCACGGTTGGATTCCCGTCTTTTACAGCCTGCACGAACGGTGGCAGGGCCTGTTCGCCGAAATGGGCTGGCAGACAATGAGCGTGGGGGAGGAGACGGTATTGCGGCCGCGACTCTGGGATACGACGGGCAAGAAGTGGCAGGACATCCGCTCGTCAATCAACCGCGCCGACCGCGCGGGGGTGCGGGCCGAATGGACGAGCTATCGAGCGCTGCCGGTGCTGGAATCGCTACAGATCGCCGAGATTTCAGAGCAGTGGGTGCAGGAGAAGGGACTGCCGGAGCTCGGCTTCACGCTGGGCGGCATCGACGAGCTGCGCGATCCGGACGTTCGGCTGATGCTGGCCGTTGACGCCGACGACCGCGTACACGCCGTGACGAGCTGGATGCCGAGCTACCGCGAGGGCGTCATCGTCGGGTGGACCCTCGACTTCATGCGCCGTCGCCCGGACAGCATGAACGGAGTGATGGAGTTCTTGATTGCGCAGACCGCCCGCATGATGAGCGAACGGCCGGAGATCGAGTTTTTGAGTCTTTCGGCCGCGCCGCTCGCTCACACCGAAGAGCTTCCTGGCCGTCTGCTCGACTTCGTCGGGCGGGTGCTCGAGCCGGTCTACGGATTTCACTCTCTGCTCGCTTTCAAACGTAAATTCCAGCCCGAATTCCAGCCCTTGTTCATGGCCTACCCCGAGCCTGTCGCTTTGCCCGCGATCGGTGTCGCGTTGGCGCGGGCCTATCTCCCGGATCTGTCGGTGCGAGAAGCGCTCGCCTTCGTGCGTGGTCTCGGCTAACTGGTGCCTGTGGGTTCGCCGGTCGGCGAGCCCGACCAGCCGCCCGCGGTCGGCCCCGACCAGCCGCCCTCGGTCGGCCCCGACCCTTCGCTGATTGAGCTCCCCTCCCGCTGATTGAGCTCCCCTCCCGCTGATCGAGCCCACCCCGCCGATCGACCCCACCCCGCTGATCGAGCCTGTCGAGATCCCGCGAGCCATCCTCGAGACCGTGGACCGAGGTCTCGACAAGCTCGACCCACGGCTCGGTGATCGCCCCGCACCCCTCCCGCCGATCGACCCCGCCCCGCCGATCGACCCCGCCCCGCTGATCGACCCCACCCCGCCGATCGACCCCACCCCGCTGATCGACCCCACCCCGCTGATCGACCGCACCCCGCTGATCGAGCCTGTCGAGATCCCGCGAGCCATCCTCGAGACCGCGGCGCGAGGTCTCGACAAGCTCGACCCACGGCTCGGTGATCGCCCCGCACCCCTCCCGCCGATCGAGCCACCCCGCTGATCGAGCTCGTCGAGATCCCGTGAGCCACCCTCGAGACCATGCCCGCGGTTCCGGCCGGTTCAAGTTCTCGATCCCTCCACAGACACAGGTACTAGAAGTTATGCACTGATACTGAGAAAAGCTCGTAATCATGTTCGTTCTTTGGGAGAATGGAGCTATGTCAATCACTTCCCCACCCACCGTCTCCGCCCCGGAGCCGACACCCGCCCCGGGTACGTCGGCACCGACCGCGGCCATGGTGCTGGCGGCGGTCGAACAGGCCCGCTCTTCTCTGGCGGTGCTCGGCACGGTCAGCCCTGACCGGTTCACCGACGACGACCTGCTCGGTGTGCTCGGTGCGTTCGAAGGCGTGGGCCGGCTGGTTGATGCGGGACGGGTGGCTGTGGCGGCGACGGTCGAGGAACGCTCCGGCCGGTGGCTGGGCCGGGACTCCCTCGCGGCGAAGCGGGGCTGCACGAGTGGCATCGACCTGATCACCCGGGTCACCCGCATTTCCGGCCGGGAAGCGAAACGCCGTAGCGCCCTCGGTCTGCGAATGCGGGACACGCAGCACGTCGGAACGATCATCCCGGCGCTGTTCCCCACGGTGGGTGCCGCGGTCGCTTCGGGGTTGCTGGGGGTGGATGCGGCGGAGGTGATCATGTCCGGTCTGGCCGAGATCTCCCCGCGCGTTGCCCCCGATGATCTTGCGGCTGCGGAACGCGCTCTGGTGTCTGCGGCGACGGGCACGATCACGGCCGAGAATGAGGGTGAGCCGGGCGCGGGCTTTGCGTTCTCGGCGGACTCACTGCGGGTGCAGATGTTGCAGTGGCAGGCGGCGCTGGACCCCGACGGGGTGGCGCCGAATGAGACTGAGGTTGAGGCGACGAGCACGATCAGTTTCGGCCGCTTCAAAGACGGCATCTACCCGGTGCGGGGCGGGGTGACTCCTGATCTCTACGGAATCATGAACCTCACCTTCGACGCGTTCATCGCGGCCCGCAAAACCCCCGCATTCCCGACCGCCGCCGAACAAGCCCGCGACCAGGCACGCGACGACCGCGCCGAGCTAGACGGACAAGACCTGAACGACGACCACAACCTGAACGACGAGCACGGCCGCGAGCACGGCCGCGAGCACGGCCGCGAGCACGACCGCTCCGAGCACGACGACCGCGCCGAGCAGGATGCCCACGACGGTCCCGACGGACACGACCACGAGCACGACTGCGATGAACACGACGACCATGACCATGACCACGACCACGACCACGACCATGACGACCACGGCCAGGGTCCAGCCTCAGCCGAGGCTCTTCTTCCCGGGTCGGCCGGGCATGAGTTCGATGACGTCGACACCCGTACCGCCGGTGAGAAGCGGGCCGATATTCTGCGCGGCATGTTCACCCAGCTGGCCCAAGCCGATAACACCCCCAGCATTGGTGGTGCACCGCCGACGGTGGTGGTGCATGTGAACGTGAACGATATTGAAGCCGGGCGCGGTGTCGGCTGGATCGACGGCGTCGACGCCCCCATCTCGCTTCGCACGGTCGATCAGATGATGTGTGCCGGAGGGACCCAAACGGTTCTGTTCGGTCCGAACGGTGAGGTTCTGACGCTGACCGATCCGCAACGACTGTTCAACCGTGCCCAACGCCGGGCGATCCTCGCACGCGACGGCGGCTGCGGCGTTCCCGGCTGCGATGCCCCCGCACAGTGGCTCGAATTTCATCACGTGATCCCCTGGAGCAAAGGCGGCGTCACCGAAGTCGACAACGGCGTCAATCGCTAATACGACCTAAGACACGGTCTCTAGTTCAGCGCGCTCGATCCAGCGAGCGAGCAAACTGAATGCGGCTAGCGCCTCGATGGCATCTGCGTCCCTAAAGCTGTGTTCATCCGGCTCGACGTGGTTGACGACATTTCGTACCGCTGAGAAAAGGCCCTGTCCGAAGTTCCCCGCGCCTACATGCATGTCCTTGAAGAGGCTGACGTTCGACGGATCGCACAATCGCAATCGCGGCACGTTTGGTTTGGGGGACTCGGGACTAAAACTCTCGCGCACGAGTTGGCCCTCTCCGATTTCCTTCCTGTTGACCTTGCGCTGCAACCGGGAGTTTACGTTGATGGCAGCAGCCCACACCGCAGCGTCGTGGTTGCCACTCGTCCAATGCGGTCTCGCTGCTTCCCATACCCATGGGTGAAGGGACTTGCCCTCGACAAGCGGTGGAGGGTCGCCCTCTGCGCCCAGTTTTTCTCGCGCCTCGTCGCCCTCGGTCAGTTCCCAGATCAGGCGTCTGACGAGAGATTCTCCAGCCCAGCGTGGGCGCTCACGGTCGATGACTTCGGCGATAGCCAGCACTGAGTTTTGAGCGTTGCTGCGCTCCTCGACCGACCCCCGCAGCCGGGTCTTCTTATTCGGCTTGACCTCTTCCGGTGGGAGCGGCACTCGTTCGTGCAGCGACAGATACAGGTCAAGCTGTTTCAAGGCCCAGTCAACGTCCATGACAGCACGCTATCGGTCTATCGACCGCGAGAATCTATTCCCACCCGTGTCGCGCCCGGCGGGCGCGCCTTTACTTGAATCTGCAACATAACTTGGGAGCGCGGTAGCGCGATCCGAAGGCAAGGTTTCGACGGCCACAGGCCGTCGGAACCGCGGCAGCTTGGAAGATGCTGGGAACGAATGACAACGCTGCACGGCTTCCGGTATGAATGTTTTATACATAAGGACGCGGCGCTTGAGGCGTTGCATAAATTAGATTCTCTATAGATACCTGGGACCTCAGTGAGGTTGAGCGGCGCTAGAAGGCCAGTGTCCCCGCTCGAATTGAAACGACTAGAGGCCAGACCCGGTTGAAATCCGGGTGCTGAAGCGCGCGTCGGTCCTGCTGTTGTCGACGGCCCTTCGGTGGTCCCTGTCGGCTTCGAGCACTGGTCCCTTATGCTTCCCAACTCCTCACAGTCATATCTGCGAACTCTTGTGCGCCCGGATGCCGGATGGCATTTCAGTCTCTATCCGGATTCCGGAGAGGGCGGCGGGTCATTCCAGTACTCGGTACGCCGAGTGCCGGAGTATGTTGCTCCCGGCTCGGCGCGGGATCCGGAACGCGCGGCTGCCGAGGCCGGGCGAAGGGCTCGAGCGCGTCTGCGCCGGTATTGCGCGGCGAACCGGCTGAACCGTTTGGGAACCTTGACCTACGCGGGTGCGGGCAATCATGACCCGGCGCAACTGCGTGAGCATCTTGCCGGATTCTTCCGCCAGCTACGAGATGCGTTGGGCGGGGCAGCATTGCCCTATGCGTGGGTGCCGGAGTGGCACAAGTCCGGGCACGGCCTGCACGCGCACTTCGCGGTCGGACGGTTCATCAAACGCTCGCTGATTGTTGATTCCTGGCCGCATGGCTTTGTGCACATCAAGCTGCTCGGAGATCTCCCAGTCGGCTCCGGTTCCTTGTCGCAGGCGCGGCGCGCGGCGGGGTATCTGTCGAAGTACGTTGCAAAAACATTCGCCGATCCGACCGTGCGGGATCTGGGCTTGCACCGCTATGACGTGGCTCAAGGGTTTCAGCCGGAGGTGATGCGCCTGTCCGCCTCGTCCTCGGATGCGGTGATCGCGGAAGCGTCCGAGCTGATGAGTAGTGCCCCGCTCACGCGGTGGTCGTCGGCGGAGAACGCCGATTGGCAGGGTGCCCCGGCAATTTGGGCGCAGTGGGGTCGATGATGGGACTTGACCTGGATGCGGTGCGGGCGTGGGTCGAGAGAACCTGCGCGGCTCAAGGGGTGCCGGTGTTCGTGGCCGATGCCGCCGTTGTGGGCCGGGTGGGGACCCTGTTGGGGTCCGGGGCCCCGGCGCGTGCCCCGGAGGGGCGAGCCGGGGTGCCGGGCCTCACAGGTTCCAGACGGGCACGATCCGGTTCGGATTGAACTTCCCACCCTTGACCACCGCTGGATTGATCACCGCATGATCGAGCACGGCGGCGACGATCGCGGCCTGCCGTTCCAGGTTCATCTCATCCCACCGTTCGCGTAATTCCTGGCCGTGGCCGACGATCCCTTCCAGTGCTGTCGTTCCGGTGATCTGGGAGAGCTGCCGGTCGGTGGTTTTGATGCGGTGATCGAGGGGCTCCCGGGCTGCCTTCCACTCAGCGCGGGAGATCTCGCCGTCCGCCCACATCTCCGCTAGTTCGGTCAGTTTTGCTTGGTCGCGGTCCAGCTGCTCGAGTAGTTCGCTGTGCCGGGCATCATTGGCAAGCCTGCCGGTGAGGGTGTCGCCCATCTGTGGTGTGTCCAGCCGGTAGAGCACGGCGGCGGCGATCCATTCCTCTACCGGTGGGGCCGTCACCGTGACGCCGCCGCAGCCGCGATGATCCGGCCCCGACAGGCACACGTAGCGGCGCTCGAACTCCCGCGGAGAGGAGAAGAGTCGGCCTCCGCATTTGCCGCAGCGGAGCATCCCGCTGAGGAGGTAGCTGCGCGGGGTGCGTCGCCCCGTTGCGATCTTGGCCGCGAGCACGTTCAAGAGCTGTTGACGCTGCTCCACAGTGATGATCGGATCCCAGATGGCCGGTCCGACCACTTCCCCGAGATGGGAGCGCAGGCCGGCAATCCGCGGGGACTTTAGGATCATGCGCACCGTGCTCGTGCGCCACTCCGCGCCGGCGCTGGTCGGAATGCGTTCCGCGTCCAACCAGGT from Leifsonia psychrotolerans encodes:
- the era gene encoding GTPase Era: MAKADEYRAGFVSFVGRPNVGKSTLTNALVGQKVAITSSKPQTTRRAIRGIVHQENGQLILVDTPGIHRPRTLLGERLNSLVTATLGDVDVIGLCIPANEPIGPGDKFINEQLDAFPRAKKVAIVTKIDASSKTSVANQLLAVSQLRDWEAIVPISATSHIQLDTLTTELLRLLPTSEAPLYPADAVTDESLESRIAEYIREAALEGVTDELPHSIAVTIDDIIERDDQELVEIYANLFVERDSQKGIIIGHAGSRLKDVGARARKQIEPLVGKRVFLSLRVKVAKEWQRDPKQLGRLGF
- a CDS encoding SDR family oxidoreductase; the protein is MSAVLENKVALVTAGGAGIGAAIALRLAADGASVVVSDVNDTAGQSIVDQIVAAGGQAAFKHANVADEAEVNALIDFAVATFGGLHLAANNAGIGAMPHRIDQVTDAEWDRTIAVTLRGTYLCMKAEAAHFLANGGGNIVNTASIAGLKATPNLSPYSAAKHGVVALTRGTALEYATDNIRVNAVAPGAIDTAALAGLPEADKAIYTAQVPMKRLGQASEIASAVSWLLSDQSSFVTGVVLPVDGGTLNA
- a CDS encoding sensor histidine kinase — translated: MSETMAAEEPFVQRFRWAFEPIAAVAFLFLWSFVALWTGERGAFSAIILLAAALGISRILPGGALAAGVFSLMLIAGQLVPGLGNPAWALCLVGLFVFFGSSAYGSRAARGVGLTGAFVVSAIVGFGLLASGGIFGSAGLLGSTGVLGTMIVLGIHAVGLQMIGALLVGAWLTGLLVKIHAERRAQPGERPLSGFEGWLMRRDETASRGESLLPVGPSRWVRQLTMRQFAADALIAVLFVLLGFVSSSNSSVGETVVVLGFGAALSVRRLSPSAALMIAWATALLQMGFGLDTLTANVVILAVLYATAAYGGRILKWVGLASVGVGALVASAYLVLVNSGEFPSVGLAELAFAGVAPGVLGRIASQIALYFIACLAVLGLSWTLGLLVRTWHNARQSRRQEARAVDDQRAAERTVVVEQERNRIARDMHDVVAHSLAVVIAQSDGARYARATDPAAVDSALSTISLTAREALADVRILLTQLRQEQSSGPQPVLADLGRLIEQMRGTGLSVVWRNSGTPFALGSGAQLAVYRIIQEALTNALRHGDPDHRVRLELSWEPTELVVTVENAVRDTAMDHGAVGHGVPGMRERAVLAGGTLTTESVNRRFLVTATLPAGRPHA
- a CDS encoding response regulator, whose product is MTPPTIRVALVDDQALFRAGIRMLVSSQPDLEFVGEAGNGSEGVQMAAEKRPDVILMDIRMPVMDGIRATELILAGADARGETPPRIVVLTTFDLDESATKAIRGGASGFLLKDADPEFLLASIRTVHAGSSVIAASATRELFEHFERRQALHEPVPAAFHTLTGREREIFELAARGLSNSEIAAGEFLSEATVKTHISRILSKLTLRDRVQLVVFAFQHRLTHKDGARSVD
- a CDS encoding alpha/beta hydrolase; the encoded protein is MNNPLLNADIVGGPLLVGLYAGASVFCLVLLLRRRPLRGALITTLVVLVALLLGWMLAWLISDVWNVYGISLSVVTRLWVSVCVAGVALAVTNLFRSRWRRKIIALIAIPLFILTAALGINADFGAFTTVRSALGLPLYPALDTSTVAHPDLSHGTVGTVTIPASTSHFDARQALVYLPPVARRADPPILPVMELMSGQPGGPVDLFSSGHLATVLDEYAQSHNGYAPIVVVPDQLGSPERNPMCLDSPLGNSASYLTVDVPHWIRAHFRVSAEPDGWAIGGFSQGATCSMQLGPAHPELYGTILAISSELVPQNGTLRNTITAGFGGDAAAFAAAAPSAILLAHAPYHGMKAIFVVGGNDDRYLPWSEILASSATRAGVESTLLVSPGTAHDWHTVTWAFTNTIPLVAADLGLAAR